GGATGCTTGTGATGAGTATATACCAGAGCCTAAGCGTGATATAGATAAGCCATTTTTGATGCCGATAGAGGATGTATTTAGTATATCTGGTCGTGGTACGGTAGTAACAGGTAGGGTTGAGCGAGGAATAATCAAGGTAGGAGATGAGGTAGAGATAGTAGGATTTAAGGAGACGCAGAAGACGGTTTGTACTGGAGTAGAGATGTTTCGTAAGGTATTGGATCAGGGTCAGGCAGGAGATAATGTAGGAGTATTGTTGAGGGGAGTTAAGCGAGATGAGGTAGAGCGAGGTCAGGTATTGGCAGCGCCAGGTAGTATAACGCCGCATCGTAAGTTTAAGGCAGAGGTATATATATTGACGAAGGAAGAGGGAGGACGTCATACTCCATTTTTTAGTGGATATAGGCCTCAGTTTTATTTTAGGACTACGGATGTTACGGGAGTGGTGACATTGGCAGAGGGAGTAGAGATGGTAATGCCTGGAGATAATACTACGTTTGAGGTAGAGTTAATAGCGCCAGTAGCGATGGAGAAGGGATTGAGGTTTGCGATTCGTGAAGGTGGAAGGACAGTAGGCGCTGGCGTAGTCACAGATATATTGGAGTAGGGTAAAATAAAATGCGAATTAATATTTTGTTAGCCTGCACAGAGTGTAAGAGAAGGAATTATTCTACAACTAAAAATAAAAAGAATAATCCGAGTAAGTTGGAATTAAAGAAGTATTGTCCGTTTTGTAAAAAACATACCCTACATAAAGAGACAAAGTAGGGTGTGTTAACGTGCAGGCCAGTAGCTCTAACGGCTAGAGCACCGGACTCCAAATCCGGGTGTTGGGGGTTCGAATCCCTCCTGGCCTGCCATTTTTTGTTGAGAGAAAATATGGCCAAAAAGAAAAAAATAGTTGAGGAAAAGACGGGTTTTCAGGCGTGGCTTGAAAAAATAAAGGTTTTTTGGGAGCAGGCCAAGGGAGAATTGAAAAAAGTTGTGTGGCCTACTCAAAAGGAAACCATGGTT
Above is a window of Desulfonauticus submarinus DNA encoding:
- the secE gene encoding preprotein translocase subunit SecE, yielding MAKKKKIVEEKTGFQAWLEKIKVFWEQAKGELKKVVWPTQKETMVTTLAVVILVVVLSLFLSLVDVTLAKVVAWILS
- a CDS encoding EF-Tu/IF-2/RF-3 family GTPase; protein product: DACDEYIPEPKRDIDKPFLMPIEDVFSISGRGTVVTGRVERGIIKVGDEVEIVGFKETQKTVCTGVEMFRKVLDQGQAGDNVGVLLRGVKRDEVERGQVLAAPGSITPHRKFKAEVYILTKEEGGRHTPFFSGYRPQFYFRTTDVTGVVTLAEGVEMVMPGDNTTFEVELIAPVAMEKGLRFAIREGGRTVGAGVVTDILE
- the rpmG gene encoding 50S ribosomal protein L33, yielding MRINILLACTECKRRNYSTTKNKKNNPSKLELKKYCPFCKKHTLHKETK